A genome region from Microbacterium terricola includes the following:
- a CDS encoding NUDIX hydrolase — MTADAREQLAAVARGDGEHGFERVADLPTSPDARPAAVLILFGVLDALPSDHDARTSAVSADLDVLLLARAATLRAHPGQVAFPGGRVDPGDDGPIGAALREAREETGLDPAGVDVLGTLENIPLAFSRHLVTPVLGWWQHPSPVRVVDEAESADVFRAPVADLLDPANRGVTVIRRDGQEWRGPGFLVRHATGEHLVWGFTGMLLDALFDRLGWTEPWDDTRELPLVLPE, encoded by the coding sequence ATGACCGCGGATGCCCGGGAACAGCTCGCCGCCGTCGCGCGCGGCGACGGCGAGCATGGATTCGAGCGGGTCGCCGACCTGCCGACCTCTCCGGATGCCCGGCCCGCGGCGGTGCTCATCCTCTTCGGCGTGCTCGATGCGCTTCCGAGCGACCACGACGCCCGCACCAGCGCCGTGTCGGCGGACCTCGACGTCCTGCTGCTCGCACGAGCGGCGACCCTGCGCGCCCACCCCGGACAGGTGGCGTTCCCCGGCGGACGCGTCGATCCGGGTGACGACGGGCCGATCGGCGCGGCGCTGCGCGAAGCGCGAGAGGAGACGGGCCTCGATCCGGCCGGCGTCGACGTGCTCGGGACGCTCGAGAACATCCCGCTCGCCTTCTCGCGTCACCTGGTGACGCCCGTGCTCGGATGGTGGCAGCATCCGTCTCCCGTTCGCGTGGTCGACGAGGCCGAGTCGGCCGATGTGTTCCGCGCCCCGGTCGCCGATCTGCTCGACCCGGCGAATCGCGGCGTGACGGTGATCCGGCGGGACGGGCAGGAATGGCGCGGCCCCGGCTTCCTCGTGCGGCACGCGACCGGCGAGCACCTCGTGTGGGGCTTCACCGGGATGCTGCTCGACGCCCTCTTCGACCGGCTCGGCTGGACGGAGCCATGGGACGACACCCGCGAACTGCCGCTGGTGCTGCCCGAGTGA
- a CDS encoding DUF58 domain-containing protein, which translates to MRRIWPLTVRGTGAVVLAIGCLAAANEVGVEELLYFGVLLIAAVVAALISLYLARHSEQVVRTVRPEVAAVGDTARVSMQVTVRSSLPTAPGTWTDRLPQGLDGAARGEFPALRSGWRAGEQSVTFHYELTGTRRGTHSLGPLSVRTTDPFGLARRQSTLGRATTVSVAPALIDLPPLIEYPGDAGGALHAVTSQLGQGADNLIARHYVPGDSMRRIHWRASAHRDALMVRQEEQESTPEATVVLDLGVRRWAPAAMQAPGADPAFERAVSLCVSAVARLVTDGYAVEVIDSGGTPLTDQIDAGDTSEVDEFVVHCATLTARRDDRLAQLAPMFTGGSAGPVVLIVGRLDADDVTMLAPLAHHSALPVLLAVMPAPGALEQAESFGWHTGAVGGDDLNAVGEAWAAAVARGATHVW; encoded by the coding sequence ATGAGACGCATCTGGCCCCTGACCGTCCGCGGGACGGGCGCCGTCGTGCTGGCGATCGGCTGCCTCGCCGCGGCCAACGAAGTCGGCGTCGAGGAGCTCCTCTACTTCGGGGTGCTGCTGATCGCGGCCGTCGTCGCGGCGCTGATCTCGTTGTACCTCGCGCGCCACTCCGAGCAGGTCGTGCGCACCGTGCGCCCCGAGGTGGCCGCGGTCGGCGACACGGCGCGCGTGTCGATGCAGGTGACGGTGCGCAGTTCGCTGCCCACCGCGCCGGGCACCTGGACTGATCGGCTCCCGCAGGGGCTCGACGGCGCCGCACGGGGCGAGTTCCCGGCGCTCCGCTCGGGCTGGCGCGCCGGCGAGCAGTCGGTGACGTTCCACTACGAGCTGACCGGAACCCGCCGCGGCACCCACAGCCTCGGCCCGCTGTCGGTGCGCACGACCGATCCGTTCGGGCTGGCGCGCCGTCAGAGCACGCTGGGACGAGCGACGACGGTGTCGGTCGCCCCAGCGCTCATCGACCTGCCCCCGCTGATCGAGTACCCCGGCGATGCCGGGGGCGCGCTGCACGCGGTGACCAGCCAGCTCGGCCAGGGCGCCGACAACCTGATCGCCCGCCACTACGTGCCCGGCGATTCGATGCGCCGCATCCACTGGCGCGCGTCGGCGCATCGCGATGCGCTGATGGTGCGGCAGGAGGAGCAGGAGTCGACGCCCGAGGCGACCGTCGTGCTCGACCTGGGGGTCCGTCGCTGGGCGCCCGCGGCCATGCAGGCACCCGGCGCCGACCCCGCGTTCGAGCGCGCGGTGTCGCTGTGCGTGTCGGCCGTCGCGCGTCTCGTGACCGACGGGTACGCGGTCGAGGTGATCGACAGCGGCGGCACGCCCCTCACGGATCAGATCGACGCGGGCGACACGTCCGAGGTCGACGAGTTCGTGGTGCACTGCGCGACGTTGACGGCCCGCCGCGATGACCGCCTCGCCCAGCTCGCGCCGATGTTCACCGGAGGAAGCGCCGGGCCCGTCGTGCTGATCGTCGGACGGCTCGACGCCGACGACGTGACGATGCTGGCCCCGCTCGCCCACCACAGCGCCCTGCCCGTGCTGCTCGCTGTGATGCCGGCGCCGGGCGCGCTCGAGCAGGCGGAATCGTTCGGCTGGCACACCGGCGCCGTCGGCGGCGACGACCTGAACGCCGTAGGCGAGGCCTGGGCCGCTGCCGTCGCACGCGGAGCCACCCATGTCTGGTGA
- a CDS encoding DUF3488 and transglutaminase-like domain-containing protein, which yields MSGERGAAPARRGGERALTIGVFAAVMAALLPVLWVAAAGPWLIGSLVMCAVVLTAGYVARRYRLPAVAVSLIEAASWLALLTGVFFRDTALLWVIPTPATVREAVTAVATAVEEITLGSAPLEVSASIAFLIVGATGLLTIVVDHVVLTARMPLLAGVALIAVSLIPSIAVPRDADVTGFVLLAVAILFLLRAETRARHDRDGTPEARQPGVPATTLGIGAVAVVVAMVIAPVLPSLAAPPGRGVLAGPGIDADLRLGDDLRRPYEAEVIRVHTDSSNAPYLRVTTLTEFDGAIWQPDRMHSVDIDVQGAFGDLPAHSRIKTVDIRTDVEVKELSTQWLPVTYPAVSVTGANGEWEVVPYNRTVRTTTGSSAGQVYEVRSEVPKPTLEQIRAAQASNALLMRDTKRLPLGMPAIVGDLAREITADTDNDYDALIALQRWFRGSDFSYSLDAPVDDGFDGSGADAVAQFLEVKEGYCVHFAASFALMARELGMPSRIVVGYLPGTSTGEKIDDEPVFSVLSSQLHAWPEVYFDRIGWIPFEPTKGLGIPTAFASVTASENADATPGATATPSTSASLSPQQLEERERQEREAAAAAGTGGGGMLWPLAAGVLGLVLVALIPGALRWLRRGRLLAAARRGDAATAWLVAQEAAIDVGVPVPAHESPRLFGARLIAAGARSEDVAELVRGIEQASYAPATDPHPGSTAMAGAAARVRAALLEAVDPGLRLLAAVAPRSILIRPGSPYAAAGVAVVRRRSGPPRPLGAPVATR from the coding sequence ATGTCTGGTGAGCGTGGGGCGGCGCCCGCGCGCCGCGGGGGCGAACGGGCGCTGACGATCGGGGTGTTCGCCGCCGTCATGGCTGCGCTGCTGCCCGTGCTGTGGGTCGCGGCCGCGGGTCCGTGGCTCATCGGATCGCTCGTCATGTGCGCCGTCGTGCTCACCGCAGGGTACGTGGCGCGACGGTACCGGCTGCCCGCGGTCGCCGTGAGCCTCATCGAGGCCGCATCCTGGCTCGCGCTGCTGACGGGCGTCTTCTTCCGCGACACCGCGCTGCTCTGGGTGATCCCGACGCCGGCGACCGTCCGCGAAGCCGTCACCGCGGTGGCGACGGCGGTGGAGGAGATCACTCTGGGGAGCGCACCGCTGGAGGTGTCCGCATCCATCGCCTTCCTGATCGTCGGCGCGACCGGCCTGCTCACCATCGTCGTCGACCATGTCGTGCTCACGGCCCGGATGCCCCTGCTGGCCGGCGTCGCCCTCATCGCGGTGTCGCTGATCCCCTCGATCGCGGTTCCCCGCGACGCGGACGTGACCGGGTTCGTGCTGCTCGCCGTCGCGATACTGTTCCTGCTCCGGGCGGAGACGCGCGCGCGTCACGACAGGGACGGCACCCCGGAGGCGCGGCAGCCGGGCGTGCCGGCGACCACGCTGGGCATCGGCGCCGTCGCCGTCGTCGTGGCCATGGTGATCGCCCCCGTGCTGCCCTCGCTGGCTGCCCCGCCCGGCCGCGGCGTGCTGGCCGGCCCCGGCATCGATGCCGACCTGCGCCTCGGCGACGACCTCCGCCGTCCGTACGAGGCCGAGGTCATCAGGGTGCACACCGACTCGAGCAACGCCCCCTACCTGCGGGTGACCACGCTGACGGAGTTCGATGGCGCCATCTGGCAGCCCGACCGGATGCACTCGGTCGACATCGACGTGCAGGGCGCGTTCGGCGACCTGCCCGCACATTCGCGCATCAAGACGGTCGACATCCGCACGGACGTGGAAGTGAAGGAGCTGTCGACGCAGTGGCTGCCGGTGACGTATCCCGCGGTGTCGGTGACGGGCGCGAACGGCGAATGGGAGGTCGTGCCGTACAACCGCACCGTGCGCACCACCACAGGCTCCTCCGCCGGGCAGGTGTACGAGGTCCGATCGGAAGTGCCGAAGCCGACGCTCGAGCAGATCCGCGCGGCGCAGGCATCCAACGCCCTGCTCATGCGCGACACGAAGCGCCTGCCCCTCGGCATGCCCGCGATCGTCGGGGATCTCGCCCGCGAGATCACTGCCGACACCGACAACGACTATGACGCCCTGATCGCGCTGCAGCGCTGGTTCCGCGGCTCGGACTTCTCGTATTCGCTCGACGCCCCCGTCGACGACGGCTTCGACGGCTCTGGCGCGGACGCCGTGGCGCAGTTCCTCGAGGTGAAGGAGGGCTACTGCGTTCACTTCGCCGCGTCGTTCGCGCTGATGGCCAGGGAGCTCGGGATGCCGTCGCGCATCGTCGTCGGCTACCTCCCCGGAACCTCCACCGGCGAGAAGATCGACGACGAGCCGGTCTTCAGCGTGCTGTCCAGTCAGCTGCACGCCTGGCCCGAGGTGTACTTCGACCGGATCGGCTGGATCCCGTTCGAGCCCACGAAGGGCCTCGGCATCCCGACCGCCTTCGCCTCGGTGACCGCGTCGGAGAACGCCGACGCGACGCCCGGCGCGACCGCGACACCGTCGACGAGTGCGAGCCTCAGCCCGCAGCAGCTCGAGGAGCGGGAGCGCCAGGAGCGCGAGGCTGCGGCCGCTGCCGGCACGGGCGGTGGCGGGATGCTGTGGCCGCTGGCCGCCGGGGTGCTCGGGCTGGTCCTGGTCGCGCTGATCCCGGGCGCGCTGCGGTGGCTGCGACGCGGGCGACTGCTCGCGGCGGCGCGCCGAGGCGACGCGGCCACGGCCTGGCTGGTCGCCCAGGAGGCGGCGATCGACGTCGGCGTGCCCGTGCCCGCGCACGAGTCGCCCCGGCTCTTCGGTGCGCGGCTGATCGCCGCGGGCGCTCGATCGGAGGATGTCGCCGAGCTGGTGCGCGGCATCGAGCAGGCGAGCTACGCACCAGCGACGGACCCTCACCCGGGCAGCACGGCGATGGCGGGTGCCGCTGCCCGCGTCCGTGCCGCGCTCCTCGAAGCGGTCGACCCGGGGCTGCGGCTGCTCGCAGCCGTGGCGCCCCGCTCGATCCTGATCCGTCCCGGCTCGCCGTACGCCGCCGCCGGCGTCGCGGTCGTGCGCCGTCGCAGCGGTCCCCCGCGCCCGCTCGGTGCACCCGTCGCGACCAGGTAG
- a CDS encoding dihydrofolate reductase family protein, protein MSSVIATMSISLDGIGAGADQTEQRPMGDIPDGSLHRWMMETPEESPEEIDAIVSAGAYIMGRNMFGPVRGEWSGDWRGWWGPNPPYHRPVFVLTHHPREPLEMDGGTTFHFVTDGIEAALERARAAAGDLPVHVAGGVSTTNAYLKAGLIDELSLQIAPVVLGRGLRLLDGVGPIELEPVSARAVSLATHVRFRVLR, encoded by the coding sequence ATGTCGTCCGTGATCGCCACCATGTCCATCTCCCTCGACGGCATCGGCGCCGGTGCGGACCAGACCGAGCAGCGGCCGATGGGCGACATCCCCGACGGCTCGCTGCACCGCTGGATGATGGAGACGCCGGAGGAGAGCCCCGAGGAGATCGACGCGATCGTCTCGGCGGGCGCCTACATCATGGGACGCAACATGTTCGGACCCGTCCGCGGCGAGTGGTCCGGCGACTGGCGCGGATGGTGGGGGCCGAACCCGCCGTATCACCGGCCCGTCTTCGTCCTCACCCACCACCCGCGCGAGCCGCTCGAGATGGACGGCGGCACCACCTTCCACTTCGTCACCGACGGCATCGAGGCCGCGCTCGAGCGGGCGCGCGCTGCCGCCGGAGATCTGCCGGTGCACGTCGCGGGCGGAGTCTCGACCACCAACGCCTATCTGAAGGCCGGGCTCATCGACGAGCTGTCCCTGCAGATCGCCCCCGTGGTGCTGGGCCGTGGTCTCCGGCTGCTCGATGGCGTCGGCCCGATCGAGCTCGAGCCGGTGTCGGCGCGCGCCGTCTCGCTCGCCACGCATGTGCGCTTCCGCGTCCTGCGGTGA
- a CDS encoding DUF2200 domain-containing protein: protein MHRIFSMSVARVYPLYVTKLEKKGRTTAELDQVIEWLTGFDEADLRQHLAEETTFEDFFDEATLNPNAPLITGVICGMRVEEIEDPLMQKIRYLDKLVDELARGKAMEKVLRTA, encoded by the coding sequence ATGCACCGGATCTTCAGCATGAGCGTCGCCAGGGTCTACCCCCTCTACGTCACGAAGCTGGAGAAGAAGGGGCGCACCACCGCCGAGCTCGACCAGGTGATCGAGTGGCTGACCGGCTTCGACGAGGCTGATCTGCGTCAGCACCTCGCCGAGGAGACCACCTTCGAGGACTTCTTCGACGAGGCGACGCTCAACCCGAACGCGCCGCTCATCACGGGCGTGATCTGCGGCATGCGGGTGGAGGAGATCGAGGATCCGCTGATGCAGAAGATCCGCTACCTCGACAAGCTCGTCGATGAGCTCGCGCGCGGCAAGGCCATGGAGAAGGTGCTGCGCACCGCATGA
- a CDS encoding DNA glycosylase AlkZ-like family protein translates to MTHHLTRDQARRIVVRAQLLDAQRPGDVVEVAEQLGEIKIDPTSTIAPCEHTVLWSRIGWSYEPGQLQRAVEIDRVLFEFSGTFRPISLLPLMLPGMRQWPRRASTREWLAANAVFRGDVLARLRAEGPLLATAIPDTAQVSRAPDGWSGSNQVPIMLDVLMRQGEVAVARRQGRQRVWDLAERIYPADLPELDPEVAAQGLRERTLQAAGIARQGDRWWNAVGTAGEAATVEGSRWKWRVDPEALASVDDDDGGRVAFLNPYDGLLSDRPRLTELFEFTYVLEQFKPKPQRRYGYFAHPILMGDRFVGMLDAELDKTREALRVTAVHEFLPFEPEEHEMVRAEIGELGEWLGVPVIGI, encoded by the coding sequence ATGACCCACCATCTGACGCGTGACCAGGCCCGCAGGATCGTCGTGCGCGCACAGCTGCTCGACGCGCAGCGGCCGGGCGACGTGGTCGAGGTCGCCGAGCAGCTGGGCGAGATCAAGATCGACCCGACGTCGACGATCGCACCGTGCGAGCACACCGTCCTGTGGTCGCGGATCGGCTGGTCGTACGAGCCGGGTCAGCTGCAGAGGGCGGTGGAGATCGATCGGGTGCTCTTCGAGTTCAGCGGGACCTTCCGGCCGATCAGCCTGCTGCCGCTGATGCTCCCGGGGATGCGCCAATGGCCGAGGCGGGCCAGCACCCGCGAGTGGCTCGCCGCCAACGCAGTATTCCGCGGCGATGTCCTGGCCCGTCTCCGCGCGGAGGGGCCGCTCCTCGCCACCGCGATTCCGGACACCGCTCAGGTGAGCCGTGCACCGGACGGCTGGTCCGGGTCCAACCAGGTGCCGATCATGCTCGATGTGCTCATGCGCCAGGGGGAGGTCGCGGTGGCGCGCCGGCAGGGGCGGCAGCGGGTGTGGGACCTGGCTGAGCGGATCTATCCGGCCGACCTGCCGGAGCTCGACCCCGAGGTCGCGGCGCAGGGGCTGCGGGAGCGCACGCTGCAGGCGGCGGGCATCGCCAGGCAGGGTGACCGCTGGTGGAACGCCGTCGGCACGGCGGGCGAGGCCGCGACGGTCGAGGGCAGCAGGTGGAAGTGGCGGGTCGACCCGGAGGCCCTCGCATCGGTCGACGACGACGACGGCGGGAGGGTCGCGTTCCTGAACCCGTATGACGGTCTGCTCTCGGACCGTCCGCGCCTCACCGAGCTCTTCGAGTTCACCTACGTGCTCGAGCAGTTCAAGCCGAAGCCGCAGCGCAGGTACGGCTACTTCGCGCATCCGATCCTGATGGGCGATCGGTTCGTCGGGATGCTCGACGCCGAGCTCGACAAGACCCGCGAGGCTCTGCGGGTCACCGCGGTGCACGAGTTCCTGCCGTTCGAGCCGGAAGAGCACGAGATGGTCAGAGCGGAGATCGGGGAACTCGGCGAATGGCTCGGCGTCCCTGTGATCGGCATCTGA
- a CDS encoding SDR family NAD(P)-dependent oxidoreductase has translation MPRTIVITGASDGIGAASARQLHDAGEQVVIVGRNQEKTDAVARSLGAESLTADFSDLAQVRELAATLRDRYPRIDVLANNAGGIFGDRVLTGDGFETTFQVNHLAPFLLTNLLLDRLVDSGATVIQTSSAAARLFARFDIDDLQGERRYSAGAAYGNAKLANVLFTKELQRRFDGLNPVAFHPGVIGSGFSAVPGTAMHWFYSSPLTSPMRESNEVGGSRLTWLALGTPGVDWEPGEFYAKNRVARTNRLAADPVIAKKLWDRSAEMVGL, from the coding sequence GTGCCCCGCACCATCGTCATCACCGGAGCCAGTGACGGCATCGGCGCCGCATCCGCTCGCCAGCTGCACGACGCGGGGGAGCAGGTCGTCATCGTCGGCCGCAACCAGGAGAAGACGGATGCGGTCGCGCGCAGCCTCGGCGCGGAATCGCTCACCGCGGACTTCAGCGACCTGGCGCAGGTGCGGGAGCTGGCCGCGACGCTGCGCGACCGGTACCCGCGCATCGATGTGCTCGCGAACAACGCCGGCGGCATCTTCGGCGACCGCGTCCTCACGGGCGACGGATTCGAGACGACGTTCCAGGTCAACCACCTGGCCCCGTTCCTGCTCACGAACCTGCTGCTCGACCGGCTCGTCGACAGCGGCGCCACGGTGATCCAGACCTCCAGCGCCGCGGCGCGCCTCTTCGCCCGGTTCGACATCGACGATCTGCAGGGGGAGCGCCGCTACTCGGCGGGTGCCGCATACGGCAACGCCAAGCTCGCGAACGTGCTGTTCACGAAGGAGCTGCAGCGGCGGTTCGACGGGCTGAACCCGGTCGCCTTCCATCCCGGGGTCATCGGGAGCGGGTTCTCGGCGGTGCCGGGAACGGCGATGCACTGGTTCTACTCGAGCCCGCTGACCAGCCCGATGCGCGAGTCGAACGAGGTCGGCGGGTCGCGGCTGACCTGGCTGGCACTCGGCACTCCTGGCGTGGACTGGGAGCCGGGGGAGTTCTACGCGAAGAACCGTGTCGCGCGCACCAATCGGCTCGCCGCCGACCCGGTCATCGCGAAGAAGCTGTGGGACCGCAGCGCGGAGATGGTCGGGCTGTAG
- a CDS encoding AAA family ATPase, which translates to MPDSTATEAASGTMSGSAADQFARSTDAIISSVSRVIDGKPEAVRSALVCLLAEGHLLIEDVPGVGKTMLARALAASVDATVRRIQFTPDLLPGDVTGVSVYNPVDREFEFKPGAIFANIVLADEINRSSPKTQSALLEAMEEGQVTVDGRSHPLAEPFLVVATQNPLEMEGTYALPEAQRDRFMMRISMGYPDAANEALMLRQRDTANPLEAMEPVVTAEHVKELVATARGVHVAPAIEQYAVALAHATRTHADLRLGASPRATLQLIRAAKVWAALDGRGFVIPDDLTALLVQVFAHRLIPTRTASGSRARSGAEAITSVLERIAQNVRVPIASRQ; encoded by the coding sequence ATGCCGGATTCCACCGCAACCGAAGCGGCGAGCGGGACCATGTCCGGCTCCGCGGCCGACCAGTTCGCCCGCAGCACCGACGCGATCATCTCGTCGGTCAGCCGCGTCATCGACGGCAAGCCCGAGGCGGTGCGCTCGGCCCTCGTCTGCCTCCTCGCCGAAGGGCACCTGCTCATCGAGGATGTGCCGGGCGTCGGCAAGACGATGCTGGCGCGGGCGCTCGCCGCGTCGGTGGATGCGACCGTGCGCCGCATCCAGTTCACACCCGACCTGCTGCCGGGCGACGTCACCGGCGTGAGCGTGTACAACCCCGTCGACCGGGAGTTCGAGTTCAAGCCGGGCGCGATCTTCGCCAACATCGTGCTCGCCGACGAGATCAACCGCTCCTCCCCCAAGACGCAGTCCGCGCTGCTGGAGGCGATGGAGGAGGGCCAGGTCACCGTCGACGGCCGCTCGCACCCGCTCGCAGAGCCGTTCCTCGTGGTCGCGACGCAGAACCCGCTCGAGATGGAGGGGACCTATGCCCTCCCTGAGGCGCAGCGCGACCGCTTCATGATGCGCATCTCGATGGGCTATCCGGATGCCGCGAACGAGGCGCTCATGCTCCGCCAGCGCGACACCGCGAACCCGCTCGAGGCGATGGAGCCTGTCGTGACGGCCGAGCACGTCAAGGAGCTCGTCGCCACCGCACGTGGCGTGCACGTCGCCCCCGCGATCGAGCAGTACGCCGTCGCTCTGGCCCACGCCACCCGCACGCACGCCGACCTCCGCCTCGGCGCGAGCCCCCGTGCGACCCTGCAGCTGATCAGGGCCGCCAAGGTGTGGGCGGCACTCGACGGACGCGGCTTCGTCATCCCCGACGACCTCACCGCACTCCTCGTGCAGGTCTTCGCGCACCGGCTCATCCCCACCCGCACCGCGAGCGGGTCGCGCGCACGTTCGGGGGCCGAGGCGATCACGAGCGTGCTCGAGCGCATCGCGCAGAACGTCCGCGTGCCCATCGCCTCGCGCCAGTAA
- a CDS encoding lactonase family protein: MTDTALVLVANAADGTLTTFRFADGALRRLAVTDGLTGCSTFAVDAARDLVYAGVKGEPAGILTLSLDRETGRLTARSRLDLPGGGMNYLALARDGRALLGASYGGGYGISSPVIDGVVGEPVSRIAFPNLHSVLPSADGRFAYFVSLGADLVAQYALGDDLGLVPLEPATVAAPGGSGPRHLVLNDAQDAVYVLTEFSGEVLHFARDTKTGALTLRGAASAVDPSKNLGHSEFGADPRANHFIWGADLHLADNGRRLWASERTESTLGAVAVAEDGSVSAAERFTVTEPQPRGFAVSPDGAHLVAAGETSTTVSLYAVDGDRLELLQRAETGNGANWVRFV, translated from the coding sequence GTGACTGATACCGCGCTCGTCCTCGTCGCCAATGCCGCTGACGGCACCCTGACCACGTTCCGCTTCGCCGACGGCGCCCTTCGGCGACTGGCCGTCACCGACGGCCTCACCGGCTGCTCGACGTTCGCCGTCGATGCCGCCCGTGATCTGGTCTACGCCGGCGTGAAGGGCGAGCCCGCCGGCATCCTGACGCTCTCCCTCGATCGGGAGACGGGTCGGCTCACCGCGCGCTCCCGCCTCGATCTGCCCGGTGGCGGCATGAACTACCTCGCGCTGGCCAGGGACGGCCGCGCCCTGCTCGGCGCCTCGTACGGCGGCGGGTACGGGATCAGCTCCCCCGTGATCGACGGCGTCGTGGGCGAGCCGGTGTCGCGGATCGCGTTCCCGAACCTCCACTCGGTGCTTCCGAGCGCCGACGGGCGCTTCGCGTACTTCGTCTCGCTGGGCGCGGACCTCGTCGCCCAGTACGCGCTCGGCGACGACCTCGGCCTGGTCCCCCTCGAGCCGGCGACCGTCGCCGCACCCGGGGGCAGCGGTCCCAGGCACCTCGTCCTCAACGACGCGCAGGACGCCGTGTACGTGCTCACCGAGTTCTCCGGCGAGGTCCTGCACTTCGCGCGCGACACCAAGACGGGCGCCCTCACGCTCCGCGGCGCGGCGAGCGCGGTTGACCCGTCGAAGAACCTGGGGCACAGCGAGTTCGGCGCGGATCCCCGGGCGAACCACTTCATCTGGGGCGCCGACCTGCACCTCGCCGACAACGGTCGCCGCCTGTGGGCATCGGAGCGCACCGAGAGCACCCTCGGCGCGGTGGCGGTGGCCGAGGACGGCTCCGTGTCGGCGGCGGAGCGCTTCACCGTGACCGAGCCGCAGCCGCGCGGGTTCGCGGTGAGCCCGGACGGCGCGCATCTCGTCGCGGCGGGTGAGACGTCGACGACGGTCTCGCTCTACGCGGTGGACGGCGACCGGCTCGAGCTGCTCCAGCGGGCGGAGACCGGCAACGGAGCGAACTGGGTCCGCTTCGTCTGA
- a CDS encoding NUDIX domain-containing protein: MAPSPADRPGADVPDQRGRTGLDRTGLDLDRNPDVRVVDVELLTAAWHVLRRTTLEYRDSTGTWSTQQRETYDRGNGATVLLYDEGARAVLLTRQFRYPVYVNEHPDGMLIETAAGLLDDDDPVTAIRREAAEETGVEVGEIVHVFDAYMSPGSVTERIHFFAAPYDAAARTHDRGGLVAEGEDIELIEVRIDEALAMIRDGRIQDAKTIMLLQWAVLDGPFAAGEK; this comes from the coding sequence ATGGCCCCCTCCCCTGCTGACCGCCCAGGCGCCGACGTCCCCGACCAGCGAGGACGGACCGGCCTCGACCGCACCGGGCTCGACCTGGACCGCAATCCCGACGTGCGGGTCGTCGACGTGGAGCTGCTCACGGCGGCCTGGCATGTGCTGAGACGCACCACCCTCGAGTACCGGGACTCGACGGGAACGTGGAGCACGCAGCAGCGCGAGACGTACGACCGCGGGAACGGCGCCACCGTGCTGCTCTACGACGAGGGCGCACGGGCGGTGCTGCTCACCCGGCAGTTCCGCTACCCGGTCTACGTCAACGAGCACCCGGACGGGATGCTGATCGAGACCGCGGCCGGGCTGCTGGACGACGACGATCCGGTCACCGCGATCCGCCGCGAGGCCGCGGAGGAGACCGGTGTCGAGGTCGGCGAGATCGTGCACGTCTTCGACGCGTACATGAGCCCGGGCTCGGTCACCGAGCGCATCCACTTCTTCGCCGCGCCCTACGACGCCGCTGCGCGCACCCACGACCGGGGCGGCCTCGTGGCGGAGGGCGAGGACATCGAGCTGATCGAGGTCCGCATCGACGAGGCGCTGGCCATGATCCGCGACGGACGCATCCAGGACGCGAAGACGATCATGCTGCTGCAGTGGGCGGTGCTGGACGGCCCCTTCGCCGCCGGGGAAAAGTAA